The sequence TTGTGTTATTGTATCCTTCGGGCAAGGTGAGCAATATTCAGGAGCATCAGCTTACAACAATCGGCGGCAACGTTACGGCCCTGGAAGTTGAAGGCACTTTTGATGACTGCCAGAGGCTTGTTAAGGAAGCCTTTATGGACAGGGAGCTGAGTACAAGAGTAAACTTAAGCTCTGCAAATTCAATTAACTTTGCAAGGCTCCTTCCGCAGAGCTTTTATTATGTGTACGCCTGGTCTAAACTAAAGACAAAAGATAATGAAATTATTTTTTCTGTTCCGAGCGGAAACCTGGGGAACCTTACTGCAGGACTTATGGCCTCAGAGATGGGACTTCCTGTAAAACGTTTTATCGGGGCTGTAAATCAAAATTCAGTTTTATCAGACTACATTTCAAGCGGAAAGCTCAGAGTCAGGCCCTCGGTTCAGACAATATCAAATGCCATGGATGTCGGCAACCCGAGCAACATTGCCCGCATATTTGATTTATATAAGGATTCTTACGAAAAGATAAAAAAGGTCATCTTCAGCACCAGCATCAGTGATGAGGGGACCAGAAAAGCAATAGCTGAAGTCTACGAGTATTTCTCATATATAATTGATCCACACGGGGCTGTTGCCTATGAGGCCTTAATGGAGTATCCGGAAAATCTGAGGGCAAGTGCAGTATCGGTTATACTTGAAACTGCGCACCCGGCAAAATTTCCTGAAGTAATTGAAGAGGCTATTAACACAAAAGTGGAAACTCCGGAGAAGCTTCTGGATGCGCTGAATAAAAAGAAGGAGTCAGTTAAAATCAGCAGCAGCTATCCGGATTTGAAACAGTTTCTTTTGTCAAAATAAAAAATGGCGCTTTTTTTAAGGAGCGCCATTTTTTTTTCTTAAGAAATGTTTTCTGTAAGTTATAACTTCAGTTCTCTTAATTTAGGAGCAAGTTTTCTTACACTTGCCACAACTGCAAGCGTCATGCTGCCGCCGAAAACCACCGATGGTATAAGCCCCAGGAGTTTTGCCGCAAGCCCCGACTCAAAAGAACCAAGCTCATTTGAAGATCCGATAAAAATTCCGTTTACGGCAGAAACCCTTCCGCGCATATCGTCAGGCGTATAAAGCTGTATGATGGTTGCCCTTATAACCACGCTTACGTTGTCGAACATTCCGCTTAAGAGCAGAATGAAAAGCGACAGGTAAAAATTCTTCGACAGTGCAAAAGATATAATGCAGAGCCCGAATCCGAAAACGGCAAAAAGCAGGTTCCGCCCGGCTTTCTTAAAAGGGGGGTAGTGCGCCTGAATGATGGACATTGCTATTGCGCCAAGAGCCGGAGCAGCCCTCAGAAATCCAAGTCCTTTGGCTCCGGTATGCAGCACCTGGTCGGCAAAAATTGGAAGCACTGAAACCGCGCCGCCGAAGAAGACCGCAAACATATCAAGGCTTAAGGCGCTTAAGACCATCTGGTGTCCGAAGACAAATTTAAGTCCCGAGGACAGGCTTTCCCACACGTTTTCTTTTCTTGTGCGTTCAGGCATCGGCTTTTTCTTTACAGCGACAAAAAATATCCAGCCTATTGCAGAGAAGATAACGACGGTAGTATAGGCTGATCCCACGCCGAAAAATCCGTAGATGAGTCCGCCTATTGCGGGGCCTGCAACTTCAGCCACCTGCCAGGAAACGCTGTTCCATGTAGAGGCGTTGCCCAGGAGCTCTCTTGGTATCAGCTGCGCCATAAAGGCGAACTGTGCCGGAGACATGAAGCCGCGGGCAAGGCCCGTAATAAAAATTATGAGGTATATTGGCATTGCGCCGTATGAAACCAGTACCGGGTGCAGCTGAGTCGAAACGAATAGAAGCGCTGCAGCACAGATAAAGTAAACAAGGCCTGAAAGAACAATGATTTTTTTGCGGTTTACAATGTCGGCCACGTGTCCGGCAAAAAGCGTTACACAAAGGAAGGGGACCACCTCGGCTATTCCTATCATTCCAAGAGAAAGCGCGTCGTGCGTAAGGGCGTAGACCTGCCAGCCCACAACTACTGACTGCATCTGTATTGCCAGAGTTAAGATAAACCTGGCGACAATGAACCATCGAAAGTCTTTTAATCTTAAAGACGCATATGCGTCGTTTGAATTTAAGTTATATTCCACTAATTGTTATATCCCATTAATCAAAAAAATGTGCCCCCAAACCTACGTCAAAATTAAAACTTTTACAATTTCCAAATTAGGACA comes from Ignavibacteria bacterium and encodes:
- the thrC gene encoding threonine synthase — protein: MQFYSTKDKNLRVSLKEAVLQGIAPDGGLFMPLDIPPFNGNFIKSLSGMSFQEIAYEAASLFSEGEIPKSDLKHIVEDAFNFPVVVKSLSDSLAVLELYHGPTLAFKDFGARFTSRLMSYFLKGEKKEITILVATSGDTGSAVANGFFNTEGIKVVLLYPSGKVSNIQEHQLTTIGGNVTALEVEGTFDDCQRLVKEAFMDRELSTRVNLSSANSINFARLLPQSFYYVYAWSKLKTKDNEIIFSVPSGNLGNLTAGLMASEMGLPVKRFIGAVNQNSVLSDYISSGKLRVRPSVQTISNAMDVGNPSNIARIFDLYKDSYEKIKKVIFSTSISDEGTRKAIAEVYEYFSYIIDPHGAVAYEALMEYPENLRASAVSVILETAHPAKFPEVIEEAINTKVETPEKLLDALNKKKESVKISSSYPDLKQFLLSK
- a CDS encoding MFS transporter; translated protein: MEYNLNSNDAYASLRLKDFRWFIVARFILTLAIQMQSVVVGWQVYALTHDALSLGMIGIAEVVPFLCVTLFAGHVADIVNRKKIIVLSGLVYFICAAALLFVSTQLHPVLVSYGAMPIYLIIFITGLARGFMSPAQFAFMAQLIPRELLGNASTWNSVSWQVAEVAGPAIGGLIYGFFGVGSAYTTVVIFSAIGWIFFVAVKKKPMPERTRKENVWESLSSGLKFVFGHQMVLSALSLDMFAVFFGGAVSVLPIFADQVLHTGAKGLGFLRAAPALGAIAMSIIQAHYPPFKKAGRNLLFAVFGFGLCIISFALSKNFYLSLFILLLSGMFDNVSVVIRATIIQLYTPDDMRGRVSAVNGIFIGSSNELGSFESGLAAKLLGLIPSVVFGGSMTLAVVASVRKLAPKLRELKL